In the Colletotrichum lupini chromosome 1, complete sequence genome, one interval contains:
- a CDS encoding HpcH/HpaI aldolase — protein sequence MVTAMTQYTTTLSYAAIAEVVNDDVLIMPMIETREGVENVEAIAAVPGIDALFIGCADLCMELAVPGQHDSEIFHSTVAKIANAAEKASVDGRKVSVGLGGLEPRPDLLEALAKRHDTIRFAMAGRDLALLLAGMST from the exons ATGGTCACGGCAATGACCCAGTACACGACGACGCTATCCTACGCGGCCATCGCCGAGGTAGTCAACGACGATGTCCTCATCATGCCCATGATCGAGACCAGAGAAGGTGTTGAAAACGTAGA AGCCATCGCCGCCGTGCCGGGCATCGATGCCTTGTTCATTGGCTGCGCAGATCTCTGCATGGA GCTCGCAGTCCCTGGGCAACACGACTCGGAAATCTTCCACTCTACCGTTGCCAAAATCGCCAACGCAGCAGAGAAGGCGAGCGTGGATGGACGCAAGGTGTCCGTGGGACTCGGCGGGCTGGAACCGAGGCCAGACCTCCTGGAGGCACTGGCGAAACGGCATGATACTATTCG GTTCGCAATGGCAGGCCGCGATCTAGCTCTTTTACTCGCAGGCATGTCAACATAA
- a CDS encoding aminotransferase: protein SCGNTSVNDSLCTPLPHVLAKRCLWKFPVERDVLPENALGGRSPVLQRYERISNLFHSGIVLSLGHYGLNGLVRGHQSSGGSPPLFDCHLIPSRKLFNLQGLDEGRDCVDRSRNTRFLPWGRSHWRKLGQFPNIKEFSGFSSHLSSIIAFLRRKLAATEAQAVEDAKKLGRPDIFTIKVGKTYPKIYKYVIYLVPTFSNPSGKTLCPQTRKDLVALAREYDALVVSDDVYDFLSWPEDSSTPDDAVEAVPPRLVDIDRSMPGYSTWGNTLSNGSFSKVIGPGVRVGWADGTPAFARELAEVGSSSSGGAPSHLTSTFVDKMLRSGSLQTHIKKTLIPTYRERCRALMASIRDILVSLGVTVEINNPEDAAQATTGGFFTYLRLPEELPVARTVAAIALKEKFLRVAFGHMFVVSGDKGSVQRAESKNGFTRCIRLCRAWHEVAQLEEGIERLAATILDIRSRLEAGENMSEQVSIGIR, encoded by the exons AGCTGCGGGAATACATCAGTCAATGACAGCCTCTGTACTCCCTTGCCACATGTACTGGCCAAGAGGTGCCTTTGGAAATTCCCAGTCGAACGTGATGTCCTTCCCGAGAATGCGCTTGGCGGTCGCTCGCCAGTCTTGCAACGCTATGAGCGTATCTCTAACCTCTTTCATTCAGGCATTGTACTGTCCCTCGGTCACTATGGACTTAACGGCCTCGTTAGAGGTCATCAATCCAGCGGAGGCTCTCCACCCCTTTTTGACTGCCACTTAATCCCTTCCCGCAAGCTTTTCAACCTCCAAGGCTTGGATGAAGGAAGAGACTGCGTCGACCGCTCTCGGAACACAAGGTTTCTTCCCTGGGGCCGATCACACTGGAGAAAACTTGGGCAGTTTCCGAATATCAAGGAGTTCTCCGGCTTCTCATCCCACCTC TCATCAATAATTGCCTTTTTACGCCGGAAGCTGGCCGCTACCGAAGCTCAAGCCGTTGAGGATGCTAAGAAACTCGGCCGGCCCGACATTTTCACCATCAAAGTGGGAAAGACATACCCAAAAATCTACAAATATGTCATTTATCTCGTTCCAACATTTTCAAATCCCAGCGGAAAGACGCTTTGCCCCCAGACCCGCAAGGACCTTGTCGCGCTTGCCCGGGAATACGATGCCCTCGTCGTATCAGACGATGTCTACGACTTCCTGAGCTGGCCCGAGGACTCATCTACTCCAGACGACGCAGTCGAAGCTGTGCCGCCGAGGCTCGTCGACATAGATCGCAGTATGCCCGGCTACAGTACATGGGGAAACACCCTCAGCAACGGATCTTTCTCCAAGGTGATCGGGCCTGGTGTCAGAGTTGGATGGGCGGACGGCACGCCGGCCTTCGCCAGAGAATTGGCCGAGGT AGGATCTTCTAGCTCCGGCGGTGCACCCTCACACCTCACTTCCACTTTCGTCGACAAGATGCTGCGAAGTGGCAGTCTGCAGACACATATCAAGAAGACTCTCATACCAACATATCGTGAGAGATGCCGCGCCCTCATGGCCTCTATCCGTGATATTTTGGTGTCCTTAGGTGTCACAGTTGAAATCAATAACCCAGAAGATGCCGCGCAAGCGACGACGGGAGGCTTCTTCACATACCTCCGGCTTCCAGAAGAGCTTCCAGTGGCACGAACAGTGGCAGCCATAgccttaaaagagaaattccTTCGCGTCGCATTCGGACACATGTTTGTTGTCAGTGGGGACAAAGGGAGCGTTCAGAGAGCAGAGTCGAAGAATGGCTTCACCAGATGCATCAGACTATGCCGGGCGTGGCATGAGGTAGCTCAGCTCGAGGAAGGCATTGAAAGACTAGCTGCTACCATACTGGATATCAGATCTAGATTGGAAGCTGGTGAGAATATGAGTGAGCAGGTCTCCATCGGAATAAGGTAG
- a CDS encoding tetraspanin, giving the protein MGVNPGVVFLLICIGLLTTAIVVHVTSTNLALPISPFLSLLPILLPILGTINAFYYPRLLFNASNSLARTEQLFPTIIQTLQGILTTAVAVILLQTALPGDGLNCALSTSWQRMFVAKDESTIRRIQDSLNCCGLNSVKDRGWPFGAHARCAEITGRDTACIGPWRDATVRNSSIDLGIVITVGVLQVLTLLFMQSASNWRHAWWAQPWSHLSERPIEERQRRPLLTATISTHSAHDSGEESEDIVRYSDLNPHYGTTGEGQRGRIRTGSNRIEPSSLRNVENAENAWRDE; this is encoded by the exons ATGGGGGTCAATCCAGGCGTAGTGTTTCTACTG aTCTGTATCGGACTGCTGACGACGGCCAT CGTCGTTCACGTAACGAGCACCAATCTCGCCCTTCCCATCTCGCCGTTCTTGTCTCTGCTTCCGATTCTGCTACCCATCCTCGGCACTATCAACGCATTTTACTACCCGCGCCTGCTATTCAATGCGAGCAACTCTCTCGCTCGGACCGAGCAGCTGTTTCCTACCATTATCCAGACACTTCAAGGCATCTTGACCACCGCTGTCGCCGTTATCCTGTTGCAAACCGCGCTTCCCGGCGATGGCCTAAACTGCGCCCTGTCTACCAGCTGGCAGCGCATGTTTGTCGCCAAGGATGAGTCGACCATCAGGCGCATCCAGGATAGCCTTAATTGCTGTGGCCTGAACAGCGTCAAGGACCGCGGTTGGCCATTTGGTGCTCATGCCCGGTGCGCCGAAATTACTGGTCGAGATACTGCCTGCATCGGACCGTGGAGGGATGCAACGGTGCGGAATTCCTCCATCGACTTAGGCATCGTCATCACCGTGGGTGTGCTACAG GTTCTGACGCTGCTCTTTATGCAGAGTGCCAGCAACTGGAGACACGCATGGTGGGCGCAACCCTGGAGCCACCTCTCAGAGCGTCCGATCGAAGAGCGCCAGCGCAGACCTCTTCTCACTGCTACAATCTCCACACACTCAGCGCATGACAGTGGTGAGGAATCTGAAGACATTGTGAGATACAGCGACCTGAACCCTCATTATGGCACCACGGGAGAGGGACAACGGGGCCGTATTCGCACTGGATCCAACAGGATTGAGCCCTCTTCGCTCAGAAATGTCGAAAATGCCGAAAACGCATGGAGAGACGAGTAG